One window of Ralstonia pickettii DTP0602 genomic DNA carries:
- the frr gene encoding ribosome recycling factor (Rrf; Frr; ribosome-recycling factor; release factor 4; RF4; recycles ribosomes upon translation termination along with release factor RF-3 and elongation factor EF-G; A GTPase-dependent process results in release of 50S from 70S; inhibited by release factor RF-1; essential for viability; structurally similar to tRNAs~K02838: frr, MRRF, RRF; ribosome recycling factor): MSVADTKKSAEQKMQRSIEAFKADLAKIRTGRAHTGLLDHVQVDYYGSMVPISQVASVGLADARTITVQPWEKKMVGAVEKAIRDCDLGLNPATMGEVIRVPMPALTEERRKELTKVVKSEAEGAKVAVRNLRRDANEQFKKLVKDKTISEDDERRGQEEVQKLTDKYVAEIDKMVAEKEKEIMTV; this comes from the coding sequence ATGAGCGTCGCCGACACAAAGAAGAGCGCCGAGCAGAAAATGCAGCGGTCGATCGAGGCCTTCAAGGCCGATCTGGCCAAGATCCGCACCGGCCGTGCCCACACCGGCCTGCTCGACCACGTTCAGGTTGATTACTACGGCTCAATGGTGCCGATCAGCCAGGTCGCGAGCGTCGGCCTGGCCGATGCTCGCACTATCACGGTGCAGCCCTGGGAAAAGAAGATGGTGGGCGCGGTCGAGAAGGCCATCCGTGACTGCGACCTGGGCCTGAACCCGGCTACCATGGGCGAAGTGATCCGCGTGCCGATGCCCGCACTGACCGAAGAGCGCCGCAAGGAGCTGACCAAGGTCGTCAAGAGCGAGGCCGAAGGCGCCAAGGTGGCCGTGCGCAACCTGCGCCGCGATGCCAACGAGCAGTTCAAGAAGCTGGTCAAGGACAAGACCATTTCCGAGGACGACGAGCGTCGCGGCCAGGAAGAAGTGCAGAAGCTGACCGACAAGTACGTGGCCGAGATCGACAAGATGGTCGCCGAGAAAGAGAAGGAGATCATGACGGTCTGA
- the pyrH gene encoding uridylate kinase (Catalyzes the phosphorylation of UMP to UDP~K09903: pyrH; uridylate kinase [EC:2.7.4.22]) — MPAYKRVLLKLSGEALMGDDAFGINRSTIEAMVNDIAEIVKLGVQVAVVIGGGNIFRGVAGGAAGMDRATADYMGMLATMMNALALQDAMRHANIEGRVQSALRMDQVVEPYIRPRAIRQLEEGKVVIFAAGTGNPFFTTDTAAALRGSEIGAEVVLKATKVDGVYTADPKKDPSATRYTTISFDEAISRNLQVMDATAFALCRDQKLPIRVFSIVKPGALKRIILGEDEGTLVHV, encoded by the coding sequence ATGCCAGCCTACAAGCGCGTCCTTCTGAAACTGTCCGGTGAAGCCCTGATGGGCGACGATGCCTTCGGCATCAACCGCTCCACCATCGAAGCGATGGTGAACGACATTGCCGAGATCGTTAAGCTCGGCGTGCAGGTCGCGGTGGTGATCGGCGGCGGCAACATCTTCCGCGGTGTCGCGGGCGGTGCGGCCGGCATGGACCGCGCCACGGCCGACTACATGGGCATGCTGGCCACCATGATGAACGCGCTGGCGCTGCAGGACGCGATGCGCCACGCCAATATCGAAGGCCGCGTGCAGTCCGCGCTGCGCATGGACCAGGTGGTCGAGCCCTATATCCGCCCGCGCGCGATCCGCCAGCTCGAAGAGGGCAAGGTAGTGATCTTCGCCGCCGGCACCGGCAACCCGTTCTTCACCACCGACACCGCCGCCGCGCTGCGCGGCTCGGAAATCGGTGCCGAGGTCGTGCTCAAGGCGACCAAGGTGGACGGCGTCTACACCGCCGACCCCAAGAAGGACCCGAGCGCCACGCGCTACACCACCATCAGCTTCGACGAGGCCATCTCGCGCAACCTGCAAGTGATGGACGCCACCGCCTTCGCGCTGTGCCGCGACCAGAAGCTGCCGATCCGGGTGTTCTCGATCGTCAAGCCGGGCGCGCTCAAGCGCATCATCCTGGGCGAGGACGAAGGTACGCTGGTGCACGTCTGA
- the tsf gene encoding endo-1,4-D-glucanase (EF-Ts; functions during elongation stage of protein translation; forms a dimer; associates with EF-Tu-GDP complex and promotes exchange of GDP to GTP resulting in regeneration of the active form of EF-Tu~K02357: tsf, TSFM; elongation factor Ts), translating to MAAITASMVAELRAKTDAPMMECKKALTEADGDLNKAEELLRVKLGNKASKAASRVTAEGVVASFIDGTTGVLVELNCETDFVSKNDDFLAFSAKVAELIAKENPADVAALSALELDGVSVEATRTALIGKIGENLTIRRFVRYANGGKLVSYLHGTRIGVMVEFDGDEAAAKDVAMHVAAMKPVSLSADQVPADLIAKERSIAEQKAAESGKPAEIVAKMVEGSVQKYLKEVSLFNQPFVKNDKQTVEQMLKAANTTVKGFTLYVVGEGIEKKQDDFAAEVAAQVAAAQKG from the coding sequence ATGGCGGCAATTACCGCAAGCATGGTTGCAGAACTGCGCGCGAAGACCGACGCGCCGATGATGGAGTGCAAGAAGGCCCTGACCGAGGCCGACGGCGACCTGAACAAGGCTGAAGAGCTGCTGCGCGTCAAGCTGGGAAACAAGGCCAGCAAGGCCGCCTCGCGCGTGACCGCCGAAGGCGTGGTCGCTTCGTTCATCGACGGCACCACCGGCGTGCTGGTCGAACTGAACTGCGAGACCGATTTCGTCTCCAAGAACGACGACTTCCTGGCGTTCTCGGCCAAGGTTGCCGAACTGATCGCCAAGGAGAACCCGGCCGACGTGGCTGCCCTGTCGGCGCTGGAACTCGACGGCGTGAGCGTTGAAGCCACCCGCACGGCCCTGATCGGCAAGATCGGCGAGAACCTGACGATCCGCCGCTTTGTCCGTTACGCCAACGGCGGCAAGCTGGTTTCGTACCTGCACGGCACCCGTATCGGCGTGATGGTCGAGTTCGACGGCGACGAAGCCGCCGCCAAGGACGTGGCCATGCACGTGGCCGCCATGAAGCCGGTATCGCTGTCGGCTGACCAGGTCCCCGCCGACCTGATCGCCAAGGAGCGCAGCATCGCCGAGCAGAAGGCTGCTGAATCGGGCAAGCCGGCCGAAATCGTCGCCAAGATGGTTGAGGGTTCGGTGCAGAAGTACCTGAAGGAAGTGTCGCTGTTCAACCAGCCGTTCGTGAAGAACGACAAGCAGACCGTCGAGCAGATGCTCAAGGCTGCCAACACGACCGTGAAGGGCTTTACCCTCTACGTCGTGGGCGAAGGCATCGAGAAGAAGCAGGACGACTTCGCTGCCGAAGTGGCCGCCCAGGTGGCTGCTGCCCAGAAGGGCTGA
- a CDS encoding 30S ribosomal protein S2 (K02967: RP-S2, MRPS2, rpsB; small subunit ribosomal protein S2) codes for MSVTMREMLEAGCHFGHQTRFWNPKMAPFIFGHRNKIHIINLEKTLPMFQDAMKYVRQLAANRGTILFVGTKRQSREILAEEAGRAGMPYVDARWLGGMLTNFKTVKISIKRLKDMEAAKEAGALDTMSKKEALMFEREMLKLEKSIGGIKDMGGVPDAIFVVDVGYHKIAVTEANKLGVPVIGVVDTNHSPEGIDYVIPGNDDSSKAVALYVRGVADAILEGRANAVQEVVEAARGDDEFVEVQEG; via the coding sequence ATGTCCGTTACCATGCGCGAAATGCTGGAAGCCGGTTGCCACTTCGGCCACCAGACCCGCTTCTGGAACCCGAAGATGGCCCCCTTCATCTTCGGCCATCGCAACAAGATCCACATCATCAACCTCGAAAAGACGCTGCCGATGTTCCAGGACGCAATGAAGTACGTGCGTCAGCTGGCAGCCAATCGCGGCACCATTCTTTTCGTGGGCACCAAGCGCCAGTCGCGCGAAATCCTGGCTGAAGAAGCTGGCCGCGCCGGCATGCCTTACGTCGATGCCCGCTGGCTCGGCGGCATGCTGACCAACTTCAAGACGGTCAAGATCTCGATCAAGCGCCTGAAGGACATGGAAGCCGCCAAGGAAGCCGGCGCGCTGGACACCATGAGCAAGAAGGAAGCGCTGATGTTCGAGCGCGAGATGCTCAAGCTGGAAAAGTCGATCGGCGGCATCAAGGACATGGGCGGCGTGCCTGACGCGATCTTCGTGGTCGACGTCGGCTACCACAAGATTGCCGTGACCGAAGCCAACAAGCTGGGCGTGCCCGTGATTGGCGTGGTTGATACCAACCACTCGCCGGAAGGCATCGACTACGTGATCCCGGGCAACGACGACTCGAGCAAGGCCGTGGCCCTGTACGTGCGCGGCGTGGCTGACGCGATCCTGGAAGGCCGTGCCAACGCGGTGCAGGAAGTGGTCGAGGCCGCCCGCGGCGACGACGAATTCGTCGAAGTGCAGGAAGGCTGA
- a CDS encoding methionine aminopeptidase (K01265: E3.4.11.18, map; methionyl aminopeptidase [EC:3.4.11.18]), whose product MSIHLNSAEDIAQMRVACRLASEVLDYITPFVQPGVTTGELDRLCHAYMRDVQGTVPAPLNYAPPGYPPFPGAICTSVNDVICHGIPGERVLKAGDAINLDITVITKEGYYGDTSRMFIVGEGSILAKRLAQVTYECMWKGIAQVRNGARLGDIGHAIQVHAEAAGYSVVREYCGHGIGKNFHEDPQILHYGRPGTGTEIKAGMIFTVEPMINAGKRDIRTMPDQWTVKTRDRSLSAQWEHTVLVTETGYEVLTVSAGTPAPPAFITESVAA is encoded by the coding sequence ATGAGCATTCACCTGAACTCCGCCGAAGACATCGCCCAGATGCGCGTGGCTTGCCGCCTTGCCTCCGAAGTCCTCGATTACATCACGCCCTTCGTCCAGCCGGGCGTCACCACCGGCGAGCTGGACCGCCTGTGCCACGCCTATATGCGTGACGTGCAAGGCACCGTGCCGGCACCGCTGAACTACGCGCCCCCGGGCTACCCGCCCTTCCCCGGCGCGATCTGCACCTCGGTCAACGATGTGATCTGCCACGGCATTCCGGGCGAGCGCGTGCTCAAGGCCGGCGACGCCATCAACCTGGATATCACCGTCATCACCAAGGAAGGCTACTACGGCGACACCAGCCGCATGTTCATCGTCGGCGAGGGTTCGATCCTGGCCAAGCGCCTGGCGCAGGTGACCTACGAGTGCATGTGGAAGGGCATCGCCCAGGTGCGCAATGGCGCACGCCTCGGCGATATCGGCCATGCCATCCAGGTGCACGCCGAAGCCGCCGGCTACAGCGTGGTGCGCGAGTACTGCGGCCACGGCATCGGCAAGAACTTCCATGAAGACCCGCAGATCCTGCACTACGGCCGCCCGGGCACCGGCACCGAGATCAAGGCCGGTATGATCTTCACGGTCGAGCCGATGATCAACGCCGGCAAGCGCGATATCCGCACCATGCCCGACCAGTGGACGGTGAAGACCCGCGACCGCAGCCTGTCGGCGCAGTGGGAGCACACCGTACTGGTGACGGAGACCGGCTACGAGGTGCTGACAGTCTCGGCCGGCACCCCGGCGCCGCCAGCCTTCATCACCGAATCCGTCGCGGCCTGA